Below is a genomic region from Candidatus Diapherotrites archaeon.
CGGCTATGCCGATGCGGTGTTTTACAGGTGTCCGGAGTGCAAGGGGTCGGAAGCGTTCGGCTCCAGTCCCGTCTGCCAGAACTGCAATTCAACTGCGCAGAAACTCCGTAAAGTTTCATTTGTCGACGCGCCCGGCCATGAGACTCTGATGACCACGATGCTTTCCGGCGCCGCGCTCATGCAGGGCGCTGTTCTTGTGATTGCCGCGAACGAGCCATGCCCCCAGCCGCGCACGGTCGAGCACCTGATGGCTTTGAAGATTGCCGGCATTGAAAGCATTGTCGTGGCGCAGAACAAGGCAGACCTTGTTTCAAGGGAGCAGGCTTTGGCGCATTACACTGCGATAAAAAAGTTTTTGCAGGAGAACGGCTTTGCCGGTTCGCCCGTCATTCCGACTTCCGCGAATTTCGGCGTCAATGTGGATTTGCTGATCGAGGCAATCGAAGAATGCATCAAGACTCCGTCCTTCGATTCGGGCAAGCCCGTCAAGCTTTTTTGCGCGCGCTCTTTTGACATCAACAAGCCCGGCACCAAAATCCATGACCTCAAGGGCGGCGTTCTGGGCGGTTCGGTGATGCAGGGCACGCTTCGCCTGAACGACCAAATTGAAATCAGCCCCGGCCTGGAATCCAAGCCGATTCTCACTTCTGTTGTGAGCCTCGGGGTTTCCGGCGGCGCCCTGGAAGAAGCGCGTCCAGGCGGCCTGATTGCAATCGGCACAACCCTTGATCCGAGCATTACGCAGAACGACAGCATGCGCGGCCAGGTTGTTTCAAAGCCGGGTTCCATGCCTTCGCCCACAACTTCTTTGAGGCTGAATGTTGTTCCG
It encodes:
- a CDS encoding translation initiation factor IF-2 subunit gamma encodes the protein MSVKKKPLLKKPSEKKPAVAEAQPEKPKDAKAVHAKAEALKAAAKPLASDVSSKPKDAKPKQAFAEQAVVNIGMVGHVDHGKTTLTSKLTGKWTDTHSEELKRGISIRLGYADAVFYRCPECKGSEAFGSSPVCQNCNSTAQKLRKVSFVDAPGHETLMTTMLSGAALMQGAVLVIAANEPCPQPRTVEHLMALKIAGIESIVVAQNKADLVSREQALAHYTAIKKFLQENGFAGSPVIPTSANFGVNVDLLIEAIEECIKTPSFDSGKPVKLFCARSFDINKPGTKIHDLKGGVLGGSVMQGTLRLNDQIEISPGLESKPILTSVVSLGVSGGALEEARPGGLIAIGTTLDPSITQNDSMRGQVVSKPGSMPSPTTSLRLNVVPLERLLVDGSHGVKVNDLVVITVGTMTAVGNVVKENKKSFFDVALKNEVVIEPGQKVAISKRESGQWRLVAYGISG